One window of the Salvia splendens isolate huo1 chromosome 1, SspV2, whole genome shotgun sequence genome contains the following:
- the LOC121753441 gene encoding zinc-finger homeodomain protein 9-like gives MSLPGEDKEMRVQLQPASSLRYTKPDPLSGSKPKPARLSYRECLKNHAANVGGNVTDGCGEFMPSGGDGTLEALKCAACSCHRNFHRKDPSAAIVQPLQLPAPPVKMAFEESSSEELNFNEVAPRKRFRTKFTAEQKGRMLELAEKVGWRIPREDDAEVQRFCAEVGVKRQVFKVWMHNNKTAASSSSASKKLPHEF, from the coding sequence ATGTCTTTACCCGGCGAGGACAAGGAAATGAGGGTACAACTACAACCCGCTTCTTCACTACGCTACACCAAACCCGACCCGTTGTCCGGATCCAAGCCCAAACCAGCCCGCTTGAGCTACCGCGAGTGCCTTAAAAACCACGCCGCGAACGTGGGCGGCAACGTCACCGACGGCTGCGGCGAATTCATGCCCAGCGGCGGCGACGGCACGCTCGAGGCCCTCAAGTGCGCCGCCTGCTCCTGTCACCGCAATTTCCACCGCAAAGACCCCTCCGCCGCAATTGTGCAGCCGCTTCAGCTCCCGGCGCCGCCGGTGAAGATGGCATTCGAGGAGTCGTCGAGCGAGGAGCTGAATTTCAACGAGGTGGCGCCGAGGAAGAGGTTTAGGACGAAGTTCACGGCGGAGCAGAAGGGGAGGATGCTGGAGCTGGCGGAGAAGGTGGGGTGGAGGATCCCGAGGGAGGACGACGCCGAGGTGCAGAGATTTTGCGCCGAGGTTGGAGTCAAGAGGCAGGTTTTCAAAGTCTGGATGCATAATAACAAGACTGCTGCTTCTTCCTCTTCCGCTTCCAAGAAACTTCCACATGAATTCTAG
- the LOC121753424 gene encoding 3-ketoacyl-CoA synthase 4 encodes MAGGGEGAATVGVRIHPARRLPDFLQSVNLKYVKLGYHYLISHLITLCLVPIMAIIIIEASQMNPDDVRQLWLHLQYNLVTVITCSAFLVFGSTVYIMTRPRPVYLVDYSCYRPPESLKAPYERFMKHSRLTGDFDESSLEFQRKILERSGLGDETYVPEAMHSIPPNPSMQAARAEAEEVMYGALDKLFANTSVKPKEIGILVVNCSLFNPTPSLSAMIVNKYKLRGNVKSFNLGGMGCSAGVIAVDLAKDMLQVHRNTYAVVVSTENITQNWYFGNKKSMLIPNCLFRVGGAAVLLSNKSKDRRRAKYKLVHVVRTHKGADDKAFRCVYQEQDDVGKTGVSLSKDLMAIAGGALKTNITTLGPLVLPISEQLLFFATLVIKKLFKKNVKPYIPDFKLAFDHFCIHAGGRAVIDELEKNLQLLPEHVEASRMTLHRFGNTSSSSIWYELAYIEAKGRMRRGNRVWQIAFGSGFKCNSAVWQALRSVRPSRNGPWEDCIDRYPVKVVS; translated from the coding sequence ATGGCCGGAGGGGGAGAGGGCGCCGCCACAGTGGGGGTCCGGATCCACCCGGCGCGGCGGCTGCCGGACTTTCTACAGAGCGTCAATTTGAAGTACGTCAAGCTAGGGTACCATTACCTGATCTCGCATTTAATTACTCTCTGCTTGGTCCCAATCATGGCAATCATCATCATCGAGGCGTCGCAGATGAATCCAGACGACGTGCGCCAGCTCTGGCTGCATTTGCAATACAATCTCGTAACTGTCATAACCTGCTCCGCTTTTCTCGTGTTCGGATCCACCGTCTACATCATGACCCGCCCCCGGCCCGTTTACCTCGTCGATTACTCCTGCTACCGGCCGCCGGAGAGCCTCAAGGCGCCGTACGAGCGGTTCATGAAGCATTCGCGGTTGACCGGCGATTTCGACGAATCGTCGCTGGAATTCCAGCGGAAGATCCTCGAGAGGTCGGGGCTCGGCGACGAGACCTATGTTCCGGAGGCGATGCATTCCATCCCGCCGAATCCGTCGATGCAGGCAGcgagggcggaggcggaggaggtcATGTACGGCGCGCTTGACAAATTGTTCGCGAATACGAGCGTTAAGCCTAAGGAAATTGGGATTTTGGTGGTCAATTGCAGCTTGTTCAATCCGACGCCGTCGCTGTCGGCTATGATTGTGAACAAGTACAAATTGAGGGGCAATGTGAAGAGCTTTAACCTAGGGGGGATGGGGTGCAGTGCCGGCGTGATTGCCGTCGATTTGGCTAAGGATATGCTGCAGGTTCACCGGAATACCTACGCCGTCGTGGTCAGCACCGAGAACATCACGCAGAATTGGTATTTCGGGAATAAAAAGTCGATGTTGATCCCTAATTGCTTGTTCAGAGTGGGAGGCGCGGCGGTGCTGCTCTCGAACAAGTCTAAAGATAGGCGGAGGGCTAAGTATAAGCTGGTTCATGTGGTGAGGACGCATAAAGGCGCTGATGATAAGGCGTTTCGCTGCGTTTATCAAGAGCAGGATGATGTTGGGAAGACAGGGGTTTCCCTATCCAAAGATCTCATGGCCATTGCTGGTGGCGCCCTCAAGACGAACATCACCACATTGGGCCCTCTGGTGCTGCCGATAAGCGAGCAGCTGCTCTTCTTCGCCACATTGGTGATCAAGAAGCTGTTCAAGAAGAACGTCAAGCCTTACATACCCGATTTCAAGCTGGCGTTTGATCATTTCTGCATACATGCGGGAGGTAGAGCTGTGATTGATGAGCTTGAGAAGAACCTGCAGCTGCTGCCTGAGCACGTTGAGGCTTCGAGGATGACTCTACATCGCTTTGGCAACACTTCCTCGAGCTCCATTTGGTACGAGCTCGCCTACATTGAGGCCAAGGGAAGGATGCGCCGTGGGAACAGAGTCTGGCAGATTGCTTTCGGGAGTGGTTTCAAGTGTAACAGCGCGGTTTGGCAGGCGCTCCGCAGCGTGAGGCCATCTCGAAATGGACCGTGGGAAGACTGCATTGATAGGTATCCGGTGAAGGTAGTTTCCTAA